One Deinococcus grandis DNA window includes the following coding sequences:
- a CDS encoding Nif3-like dinuclear metal center hexameric protein, whose translation MSYVSLTPTRGEVPRDTLVRWLNEYLNVGAFKDPSLNGLQIEGTGTVRRVAVAVDSSLKTIQHAADSGADLLITHHGLFWGDPLALSGPHRERVRTALMADLNLYVSHIPLDAHPVVGNNAMIAQALTLQNTEPFGEWAGGKIGIAGELPFEQSLQDFADRVQKLTGEICLVHGGGRSPTVRRLGVLSGSGAGSIAEAAAMGLDTLLTGEPEHKHFHDAFEYGVNVIYAGHYETEVFGVRALAARLEDEFGLAWQFLHHPTGL comes from the coding sequence ATGTCGTATGTCTCCCTGACTCCCACGCGCGGCGAGGTGCCGCGTGACACCCTGGTCCGCTGGCTGAACGAGTACCTGAACGTGGGGGCGTTCAAGGACCCCAGCCTGAACGGCCTGCAGATCGAGGGCACCGGCACGGTGCGGCGCGTGGCGGTCGCGGTGGACAGCAGCCTGAAGACCATCCAGCACGCGGCGGACAGCGGCGCGGACCTGCTGATCACGCACCACGGGCTGTTCTGGGGCGACCCGCTGGCCCTGAGCGGCCCGCACCGTGAACGGGTCCGCACGGCGCTCATGGCGGACCTGAACCTGTACGTGTCGCACATCCCGCTGGACGCGCACCCGGTCGTGGGGAACAACGCGATGATCGCGCAGGCACTGACCCTGCAGAACACCGAACCGTTCGGCGAGTGGGCGGGCGGGAAGATCGGCATTGCCGGCGAGCTGCCCTTCGAGCAGTCCCTGCAGGACTTCGCGGACCGCGTGCAGAAACTCACCGGGGAGATCTGCCTCGTGCACGGGGGCGGGCGCTCCCCGACCGTGCGGCGCCTGGGGGTCCTGAGCGGCAGCGGCGCGGGCAGCATCGCCGAGGCCGCCGCGATGGGCCTGGACACCCTGCTGACCGGCGAGCCCGAGCACAAGCACTTCCATGACGCCTTCGAGTACGGCGTGAACGTGATCTACGCCGGGCACTACGAGACCGAGGTGTTCGGCGTGCGCGCCCTGGCCGCCCGCCTGGAAGACGAGTTCGGGCTGGCGTGGCAGTTCCTGCATCACCCCACCGGCCTGTGA
- a CDS encoding 3'-5' exonuclease: MNVVVFDLETTGLSPERDGIVEIGAVRIVDGQVDETQRYETLVRPTTADGSTMLIPWRAEQVHGISNDMVRAAPTITEVLPEFLEFVNGWPVVAHNIGFDAGFMRANAARAGLNWNPQAELCTVQLSRRAFPKERAHNLTVLAERLGLNFAPGGRHRSFGDVQVTAQAYLRLMERLRGA; the protein is encoded by the coding sequence GTGAATGTTGTCGTGTTCGACCTGGAAACCACGGGCCTCTCGCCGGAACGGGACGGCATCGTCGAGATCGGCGCGGTGCGCATCGTGGACGGACAGGTGGACGAGACGCAACGCTACGAGACCCTGGTGCGCCCCACCACCGCCGACGGCAGCACCATGCTGATCCCCTGGCGGGCCGAGCAGGTGCACGGCATCAGCAACGACATGGTCCGCGCCGCCCCGACCATCACCGAGGTCCTGCCCGAATTCCTGGAATTCGTGAACGGCTGGCCGGTCGTGGCGCACAACATCGGCTTCGACGCCGGATTCATGCGCGCCAACGCCGCCCGCGCCGGCCTGAACTGGAACCCGCAGGCGGAACTGTGCACCGTGCAGCTCTCCCGCCGCGCCTTCCCGAAGGAACGCGCGCACAACCTGACGGTCCTGGCCGAGCGGCTGGGCCTGAACTTCGCGCCCGGCGGCCGCCACCGCTCGTTCGGGGACGTGCAGGTCACCGCGCAGGCGTACCTGCGCCTGATGGAACGGCTGCGCGGCGCCTGA
- a CDS encoding glutaminyl-peptide cyclotransferase — MRSGALLLPCLLLTLSASPSAAQSVGTPVLTPTVTARYPHDRAAFTQGLQYLGGGTLLESTGVVGQSGVRRVDLKTGKVFARVATPIAGAFGEGVTALNGVAYHLTWEDGVAVTFDAATLKETGRYRYSGEGWGLTTDGRALIMSNGSPTLVWRDPKTFRIKRSVQVTDAGQPVKNLNELEYVQGSVYANVWLTDRVARIDPQTGKVTAWIDVSALTREVSAAAARAGHTLTFDDVPNGIAFVPERGTLLLTGKRWPTLFEVKLPGVKPEDPATTGRARTRR; from the coding sequence GTGCGTTCCGGTGCCCTCCTGCTTCCCTGCCTGCTGCTGACCCTGTCGGCGTCCCCCTCTGCCGCCCAGTCGGTCGGCACGCCGGTCCTGACGCCCACCGTGACCGCCCGTTACCCCCACGACCGCGCGGCGTTCACGCAGGGCCTGCAGTACCTGGGGGGCGGCACGCTGCTGGAAAGCACCGGCGTCGTCGGGCAGTCCGGGGTGCGGCGCGTGGACCTGAAGACCGGGAAGGTCTTCGCGCGGGTCGCCACCCCCATCGCGGGCGCGTTCGGTGAGGGGGTCACGGCGCTGAACGGCGTGGCGTACCACCTCACCTGGGAGGACGGCGTGGCCGTCACCTTCGACGCGGCGACCCTCAAGGAGACCGGCCGCTACCGCTACAGCGGCGAGGGCTGGGGCCTGACCACCGACGGCAGGGCGCTGATCATGAGCAACGGCTCGCCGACGCTGGTGTGGCGCGACCCGAAAACCTTCCGGATCAAGCGGAGCGTGCAGGTCACGGACGCCGGGCAGCCCGTGAAGAACCTGAACGAGCTGGAGTACGTGCAGGGCAGCGTGTACGCGAACGTGTGGCTGACCGACCGCGTCGCGCGGATCGACCCGCAGACCGGGAAGGTCACCGCCTGGATCGACGTTTCCGCCCTGACCCGCGAGGTCAGCGCGGCCGCCGCGAGGGCCGGGCACACCCTGACCTTCGACGACGTGCCCAACGGGATCGCGTTCGTGCCCGAGCGCGGCACGCTGCTGCTGACCGGCAAACGCTGGCCGACCCTGTTCGAGGTGAAACTGCCGGGCGTGAAACCCGAGGACCCTGCCACGACCGGCCGCGCCCGCACCCGGCGCTGA
- the uvsE gene encoding UV DNA damage repair endonuclease UvsE, with translation MTGPAYGLVCLTTGPEIRFRTTTLTRYRALNPDQRYGTLLELYADNVARVRRAADYCAARGIRLYRLSSSLFPMLDLDGDDTGAQVLTHLAPQLRDAGHAFQDHGVRVLMHPEQFIVLNSDRPEVRESSLRAITTHAQVMDALNLERSTWNLLLLHGGKGGRARELQAIIPDLPDAVRLRLGLENDERAYSPRDLLPVCEATGTPLIFDAHHHVVHDRLPDQEDPSVRECVLAARRTWTPPEWQVVHLSNGLDGPQDRRHSWLIDQVPSAYHDVPWIEVEAKGKEEALVALGACAPTLTA, from the coding sequence ATGACCGGCCCCGCCTACGGCCTCGTGTGCCTGACCACCGGGCCCGAGATCCGCTTCCGGACCACCACCCTCACCCGCTACCGCGCCCTGAACCCGGACCAGCGGTACGGCACGCTGCTCGAACTGTACGCCGACAACGTCGCCCGCGTGCGCCGCGCCGCCGACTACTGCGCCGCGCGCGGCATCCGCCTGTACCGCCTGAGTTCCAGCCTCTTTCCCATGCTGGACCTGGACGGGGACGACACCGGCGCGCAGGTCCTCACCCACCTCGCGCCGCAGCTGCGGGACGCCGGGCACGCCTTCCAGGACCACGGCGTCCGCGTCCTGATGCACCCCGAGCAGTTCATCGTGCTGAACAGCGACCGCCCCGAGGTCAGGGAGAGCAGCCTGCGCGCCATCACCACCCACGCGCAGGTCATGGACGCCCTGAACCTGGAGCGCAGCACCTGGAACCTCCTGCTCCTGCACGGCGGCAAGGGCGGCCGCGCCCGGGAGTTGCAGGCGATCATCCCCGACCTGCCCGACGCGGTCCGCCTGCGCCTGGGCCTGGAGAACGACGAGCGCGCCTACAGCCCCCGCGACCTGCTGCCCGTCTGCGAGGCCACCGGCACCCCACTGATCTTCGACGCGCACCACCACGTCGTCCACGATCGCCTGCCCGATCAGGAGGACCCCAGCGTGCGCGAGTGTGTGCTGGCCGCCCGGCGCACCTGGACGCCGCCGGAGTGGCAGGTCGTGCACCTGAGCAACGGCCTGGACGGCCCACAGGACCGCCGCCACAGCTGGCTGATCGATCAGGTGCCCAGCGCGTACCACGACGTCCCCTGGATCGAGGTGGAAGCCAAGGGCAAGGAGGAAGCCCTGGTCGCCCTGGGGGCCTGCGCCCCCACCCTGACCGCGTGA
- the tmk gene encoding dTMP kinase: MHPGLFVSFEGPEGAGKSTQLARLAARLNSRGTPHRLTREPGGTPLGTRVREVLLDPALTIDPLPEFLLYSASRAQLVANEIRPALNRGEVVVCDRYADSSLAYQGAGRGLPVNLLREITLAATDGLTPDLTVLLDLDPQVGLERAARRGQPDRLEQADLDFHRRVRAGFLHLAEQTPTRFLVLDATRPADDLSDAIWQAVQARLP; this comes from the coding sequence CTGCACCCGGGCCTGTTCGTCAGCTTCGAGGGGCCCGAGGGAGCCGGGAAGAGCACGCAGCTCGCCCGGCTGGCCGCGCGCCTGAACAGCCGCGGCACGCCGCACCGCCTGACCCGCGAGCCCGGCGGGACGCCCCTGGGCACGCGGGTGCGCGAGGTGCTGCTCGACCCCGCGCTGACCATCGACCCGCTGCCGGAATTCCTGCTGTACTCCGCGAGCCGCGCGCAACTCGTGGCGAACGAGATCCGACCGGCGCTGAACCGGGGCGAGGTCGTCGTGTGTGACCGCTACGCCGATTCCAGCCTCGCGTACCAGGGGGCGGGGCGCGGGCTGCCCGTGAACCTCCTGCGGGAGATCACGCTGGCCGCCACGGACGGCCTCACGCCGGACCTGACGGTGTTGCTCGACCTGGACCCGCAGGTGGGTCTGGAACGCGCCGCGCGGCGCGGGCAGCCCGACCGGCTGGAGCAGGCGGACCTGGACTTCCACCGCCGGGTGCGCGCCGGGTTCCTGCACCTCGCGGAGCAGACGCCCACGCGCTTCCTGGTGCTGGACGCTACCCGCCCGGCCGACGACCTGTCGGACGCGATCTGGCAGGCGGTGCAGGCGCGCCTGCCCTGA
- a CDS encoding DUF2256 domain-containing protein, with translation MPRPERTFGGGRPPSQRPSKTCAHCGLPFTWRKKWERDWDTVKYCSDRCRSAAKRRTG, from the coding sequence ATGCCTCGCCCGGAACGCACCTTCGGCGGCGGACGCCCGCCCAGCCAGCGCCCCAGCAAAACCTGCGCCCACTGCGGCCTGCCCTTCACGTGGCGCAAGAAGTGGGAACGCGACTGGGACACCGTCAAGTACTGCTCCGACCGCTGCCGCTCGGCCGCGAAACGCAGGACCGGATGA
- a CDS encoding gluconokinase, with protein MSPADSPLSVVVQRVIVMGVSGSGKSTLGRALGAALHAPFLDGDDYHTPQARARMHAGHGLTDADRAPWLARLRAELDAQGRVVLACSALKRTYRDALRAPGTRFLYLDVPEPLLATRLRQRPGHYAGADLLPSQLATLEAPQGGEHDVLTLPVTASTTPSGLLAQALTALKVT; from the coding sequence GTGAGCCCCGCCGACAGTCCCCTGAGCGTGGTCGTCCAGCGCGTGATCGTCATGGGGGTCTCCGGCAGCGGCAAGAGCACCCTGGGCCGCGCCCTGGGCGCCGCGCTGCACGCCCCCTTCTTGGACGGCGACGACTACCACACTCCCCAGGCCCGCGCGCGCATGCACGCCGGGCATGGCCTGACCGACGCCGACCGCGCCCCCTGGCTGGCCCGGCTGCGCGCCGAACTGGATGCCCAGGGGCGCGTGGTGCTGGCCTGCTCGGCCCTGAAACGCACCTACCGCGACGCGCTGCGCGCCCCAGGCACCCGGTTCCTGTACCTGGACGTCCCCGAACCCCTGCTGGCCACCCGCCTGCGCCAGCGGCCCGGGCACTACGCCGGGGCGGACCTGCTCCCCTCGCAGCTCGCCACGCTGGAGGCCCCGCAGGGGGGCGAGCACGACGTCCTCACCCTGCCCGTCACGGCGAGCACCACCCCGTCTGGACTGCTAGCACAGGCCCTCACTGCACTCAAGGTCACCTGA
- a CDS encoding glucose-6-phosphate dehydrogenase assembly protein OpcA has translation MTYATDLKPLGPVDTTVRKAQATLDELWAQTNVETRAYTGNMIALTVKRHLGRVQEALAGLEGRYAGRQIIGVMDGTDDLTVHAALVPQTGGLYVERLTLEASPEQLQGAILPLIRPATVNHVWWGADSRPEGTLLAELTEIADQVIVDSLTLDVPPSRHYALADLGWSRSAGWREALAQLFDSPDAARQLGRVTHLTVRHAGKKDLPARLFAGFIASTLGWTDLSTVDFRLGRCGRENGDLCGVELRGDGVHFSLKAEQGDITLAACHWDDVQRVTEVTVPSMTLAQGLARVMARPERGEVFERAWALAKETL, from the coding sequence GTGACGTACGCGACGGACCTGAAACCGCTGGGCCCGGTGGACACCACCGTCCGCAAGGCCCAGGCGACCCTGGATGAACTGTGGGCGCAGACGAACGTCGAGACGCGCGCCTACACCGGCAACATGATCGCCCTGACCGTGAAGCGGCACCTGGGCCGCGTGCAGGAGGCCCTCGCGGGCCTGGAGGGCCGCTACGCGGGGCGGCAGATCATCGGCGTGATGGACGGCACCGACGACCTGACCGTGCACGCCGCGCTCGTGCCGCAGACGGGCGGGCTGTACGTGGAACGCCTGACGCTGGAGGCCAGCCCCGAGCAGCTCCAGGGCGCGATCCTGCCGCTGATCCGCCCGGCGACCGTGAACCACGTGTGGTGGGGCGCGGACAGCCGCCCCGAGGGCACGCTGCTGGCCGAACTGACCGAGATCGCCGATCAGGTGATCGTGGACAGCCTGACGCTGGACGTCCCGCCCTCCCGGCACTACGCGCTGGCGGACCTGGGCTGGAGCCGCTCGGCCGGGTGGCGCGAGGCGCTGGCGCAGCTGTTCGACTCGCCGGACGCGGCGCGGCAGCTGGGGCGCGTGACGCACCTGACCGTCCGGCACGCCGGGAAGAAGGACCTGCCCGCGCGGCTGTTCGCGGGGTTCATCGCGAGCACGCTGGGCTGGACGGACCTGAGCACCGTGGACTTCCGGCTGGGCCGCTGCGGGCGCGAGAACGGCGACCTGTGCGGCGTCGAACTGCGCGGTGACGGCGTGCACTTCAGCCTGAAGGCCGAGCAGGGCGACATCACCCTGGCCGCCTGCCACTGGGACGACGTGCAGCGCGTCACGGAGGTCACGGTGCCCAGCATGACCCTCGCGCAGGGGCTGGCGCGCGTGATGGCCCGCCCCGAACGCGGCGAGGTCTTCGAGCGCGCCTGGGCGCTGGCGAAAGAGACGCTGTAA
- a CDS encoding carbohydrate binding domain-containing protein, whose protein sequence is MPRSSLILLLPVTLLLGACNLTGASTATPVWQDEFSGSSLDTSRWGYQTGNGFMAGSDYVAGWGNNELEYYTDRASNVSVQGGNLVITARKEKITGPTGSTTGTFDWTSGRVRTAGKFSRAYGKFEIRAKFPRGKGFWPAIWMLPEEPSPYASWAANGEIDIAEGWGSKPTEVAHTIHYGGVWPNNVYSGKTASYPNAGSMDQWHTYTLQWTPGKIQWLIDGQVTSEKTQWWSAKNNPPSSDADLNAWPAPFDRPFYLLLNLAVGGNFDGNPDATTPDQGQMLVDYVRVYGMQNETGSAGPRPDMTYPWTPKPARPALSDGNLVYNGSFDWADTDPRVTPDTTSLSGAANSKFWTLYTSDGQVTLSNDAGALKADVTTAGSVNYAVQVRQDGLNIESGGKYEVSFDAWAQSARPMMLKVGGGQDRGYAAYSGEQPVQIGTTKERKTVTFDMKATTDAAARLEFNLGNAGTGPVWFDNVVVRRVGTAAGARPPAADGNLLYNAAFTQDATATVPGIPGVPGSAYWTTWSNVPERLSTGVSGGVITLNVKDVDPSNNWHVQLNQTEVPLTAGKSYTLTFKGRASDAREVAVVIGENGGSYARYLDGKAALGATEQTFTYTFTAPVTNIGAQFQILGAVGAAGSSYGLSFRDFRLVQNP, encoded by the coding sequence ATGCCCCGATCCTCCCTGATCCTCCTGCTGCCCGTCACGCTGCTGCTCGGCGCGTGCAACCTCACCGGCGCCAGCACCGCCACACCCGTCTGGCAGGACGAATTCAGCGGCAGCAGCCTCGACACCAGCCGCTGGGGCTACCAGACCGGCAACGGCTTCATGGCCGGCAGCGACTACGTGGCCGGATGGGGCAACAACGAACTGGAGTACTACACCGACCGCGCCAGCAACGTCAGCGTGCAGGGCGGCAACCTCGTGATCACCGCCCGCAAGGAGAAGATCACTGGGCCTACCGGCAGCACCACCGGCACCTTCGACTGGACGTCCGGCCGCGTCCGCACCGCCGGGAAGTTCAGCCGCGCGTACGGCAAGTTCGAGATCCGCGCGAAGTTCCCCAGAGGCAAGGGCTTCTGGCCCGCCATCTGGATGCTGCCCGAGGAACCCAGCCCCTACGCCAGCTGGGCCGCGAACGGCGAGATCGACATCGCCGAGGGGTGGGGCAGCAAACCCACCGAAGTCGCGCACACCATCCACTACGGCGGCGTGTGGCCGAACAACGTCTACTCCGGCAAGACCGCCAGCTACCCGAACGCGGGCAGCATGGACCAGTGGCACACCTACACCCTGCAGTGGACGCCCGGCAAGATCCAGTGGCTGATCGACGGGCAGGTCACCAGCGAGAAGACCCAGTGGTGGAGCGCCAAGAACAATCCCCCCAGCAGCGACGCCGACCTGAACGCGTGGCCCGCTCCCTTCGACCGCCCCTTCTACCTGCTGCTGAACCTCGCCGTGGGCGGCAACTTCGACGGGAACCCCGACGCGACCACCCCCGACCAGGGCCAGATGCTCGTGGATTACGTCCGCGTGTACGGCATGCAGAACGAGACCGGCAGCGCCGGACCGCGCCCCGACATGACCTACCCCTGGACGCCGAAACCCGCCCGCCCGGCCCTGAGCGACGGGAACCTCGTGTACAACGGGTCCTTCGACTGGGCGGACACCGACCCGCGCGTCACGCCCGACACGACCAGCCTCAGCGGCGCGGCGAACAGCAAGTTCTGGACGCTGTACACCAGTGACGGGCAGGTCACCCTGAGCAACGACGCGGGGGCCCTGAAGGCCGACGTCACCACCGCGGGCAGCGTGAACTACGCCGTGCAGGTCCGCCAGGACGGCCTGAACATCGAGTCCGGCGGGAAGTACGAGGTCAGCTTCGACGCCTGGGCGCAGAGCGCCCGCCCCATGATGCTCAAGGTCGGCGGCGGGCAGGACCGCGGGTACGCCGCGTACTCGGGCGAGCAGCCCGTGCAGATCGGCACCACGAAGGAACGCAAGACCGTCACTTTCGACATGAAGGCCACCACCGACGCCGCCGCCCGCCTGGAATTCAACCTCGGGAACGCCGGGACCGGCCCGGTGTGGTTCGACAACGTGGTCGTGCGGCGCGTCGGGACGGCCGCCGGGGCGCGCCCACCCGCCGCGGACGGCAACCTGCTGTACAACGCCGCGTTCACGCAGGACGCCACCGCCACCGTCCCCGGCATTCCCGGCGTGCCCGGCAGCGCGTACTGGACCACCTGGAGCAACGTGCCCGAACGCCTGAGCACGGGCGTCAGTGGCGGCGTGATCACCCTGAACGTCAAGGACGTGGACCCCTCGAACAACTGGCACGTGCAGCTGAACCAGACCGAGGTACCCCTGACCGCCGGGAAGTCCTACACCCTGACCTTCAAGGGCAGGGCCAGCGACGCCCGCGAGGTCGCCGTGGTCATCGGCGAGAACGGCGGCAGCTACGCCCGCTACCTGGACGGCAAGGCCGCCCTGGGCGCCACCGAGCAGACCTTCACGTACACCTTCACGGCGCCCGTGACAAACATCGGCGCGCAGTTCCAGATCCTCGGCGCGGTCGGCGCGGCGGGCAGCAGCTACGGCCTGAGCTTCCGTGACTTCCGCCTCGTGCAGAACCCCTGA
- the queG gene encoding tRNA epoxyqueuosine(34) reductase QueG gives MSASPHDRLHDLALSLGADAVGWAPAQVPRAAVDEYAGWLAAGRHAGMGYLERQLPVRADPSQRLEGVQSVLVLGVSHAFAPPPVPEGGVRVGRVARYAWTPDYHDQLQPVLSRLEAEAARLGVRARGYVDHGPVMERLFASGAFLGWRGKSGMLISTRLGAFVTLAVLLTDLPHPSGAEAHPDRCGRCTRCVIACPTAAIGPDRAIDARRCVSYLTIEHRGPVPPELRPGMGEWLFGCDVCSEVCPWTLKAGPLAQLLKPDPELAHPDLTRFFGVSEREFERQWTGTAFLRPRRKGMARNALTVLGNTRAPQGWPLLLAGAQDPAWEVREAAAWALGQWGETGRLAPLLDDPHEAVREAAGHALGTTPTRP, from the coding sequence ATGAGCGCCTCGCCCCATGACCGGCTGCACGACCTCGCCCTGAGCCTGGGGGCGGACGCCGTGGGGTGGGCTCCGGCGCAGGTGCCGCGCGCGGCGGTGGACGAGTACGCGGGGTGGCTGGCGGCGGGGCGGCACGCGGGCATGGGTTACCTGGAGCGGCAACTGCCGGTGCGGGCCGATCCCTCGCAGCGCCTGGAGGGTGTGCAGAGCGTGCTCGTGCTGGGCGTGTCGCACGCGTTCGCGCCGCCGCCCGTGCCAGAGGGGGGTGTGCGGGTGGGCCGCGTGGCCCGCTACGCGTGGACGCCGGACTACCACGATCAGCTGCAGCCGGTCCTGTCGCGCCTGGAGGCGGAGGCGGCGCGGCTGGGCGTGCGGGCGCGCGGGTACGTGGATCACGGGCCCGTCATGGAGCGGCTGTTCGCTTCGGGGGCGTTCCTGGGCTGGCGCGGGAAGTCCGGGATGCTGATCAGCACGCGGCTGGGCGCATTCGTGACGCTGGCGGTCCTGCTGACCGACCTGCCGCACCCCAGCGGGGCGGAGGCCCACCCGGACCGCTGTGGGCGCTGCACGCGCTGCGTGATCGCCTGCCCCACTGCCGCGATCGGCCCGGACCGCGCGATCGACGCCCGGCGCTGCGTGTCGTACCTGACCATCGAGCACCGCGGGCCGGTCCCGCCCGAGCTGCGGCCCGGGATGGGCGAGTGGCTGTTCGGCTGTGACGTGTGCAGCGAGGTCTGTCCGTGGACCCTGAAGGCGGGCCCGCTGGCGCAGCTGCTGAAACCGGACCCGGAACTGGCGCACCCGGACCTGACCCGTTTTTTCGGGGTCAGCGAGCGGGAGTTCGAGCGGCAGTGGACGGGCACGGCGTTCCTGCGCCCCCGGCGCAAGGGCATGGCCCGCAACGCGCTGACGGTCCTGGGGAACACCCGCGCGCCGCAGGGCTGGCCACTGCTCCTCGCGGGCGCGCAGGACCCCGCCTGGGAGGTGCGGGAGGCGGCCGCCTGGGCGCTGGGGCAGTGGGGCGAGACCGGCCGTCTGGCGCCGCTGCTGGACGACCCGCACGAGGCGGTGCGCGAGGCGGCCGGACACGCCCTGGGCACCACCCCCACACGTCCCTGA
- a CDS encoding TrmB family transcriptional regulator — protein sequence MSAVIHLQALGLTEYEARAYTALLALGRAVPARVARQAGIPRPKIYETLERLEGRGLAAKVGQNPLEYAPLSAREYLARARRAFDDRLGALDRDLSRLAPDPAPEAVYHLYGEAAIRSLCEDLTLNARRSLFMAGEASFADRLERLSPRGVDLYRTPLTNLPAIAAPGQRAFLLARDGEAALVAHFIDEGGVGEAHGVHTHNPVIIHLIEGYVQLAAQQLQPR from the coding sequence ATGAGCGCCGTGATCCACCTGCAAGCGCTCGGGCTGACCGAGTACGAGGCCCGTGCCTACACCGCCCTGCTGGCCCTGGGCCGCGCCGTCCCGGCCCGCGTGGCCCGGCAGGCCGGCATTCCCCGGCCCAAGATCTACGAGACCCTCGAACGGCTCGAGGGCCGCGGCCTGGCCGCCAAGGTCGGACAGAACCCCCTGGAGTACGCGCCGCTCAGCGCCCGCGAGTACCTCGCCCGCGCCCGGCGCGCCTTCGATGACCGCCTCGGCGCCCTGGACCGCGACCTGTCCCGCCTCGCCCCGGACCCCGCACCGGAAGCGGTGTACCACCTGTACGGCGAGGCCGCCATCCGCAGCCTGTGCGAGGACCTCACCCTGAACGCCCGCCGCAGCCTGTTCATGGCCGGTGAAGCCAGCTTCGCCGACCGCCTGGAACGCCTCAGCCCGCGCGGCGTGGACCTGTACCGCACGCCCCTGACGAACCTGCCGGCCATCGCCGCGCCCGGCCAGCGCGCGTTCCTGCTCGCCCGCGACGGCGAGGCCGCCCTGGTCGCCCACTTCATCGACGAGGGCGGTGTCGGCGAGGCGCACGGCGTGCACACCCACAACCCCGTGATCATCCACCTGATCGAGGGGTACGTGCAGCTGGCCGCGCAGCAGCTCCAGCCGCGCTGA